From a single Lolium rigidum isolate FL_2022 chromosome 7, APGP_CSIRO_Lrig_0.1, whole genome shotgun sequence genomic region:
- the LOC124673147 gene encoding uncharacterized protein LOC124673147, with protein sequence MLKVVFQIDHVRGVALSLGCWFVDDMVVPSFSPPRHTAAIPSLLFSSLSTLVFEVKDNDLLLLLLTVSLASNGPQVGILRRAQRSPSPFQAVSGVLEDMCSITIDGSANLILQQRRREEA encoded by the exons ATGCTCAAGGTCGTCTTTCAGATAGATCATGTGCGTGGTGTTGCCCTATCACTAGGTTGCTGGTTTGTAGATGACATG GTAGTGCCCAGCTTCTCACCCCCAAGGCATACCGCAGCAATTCCGTCGCTGCTATTCAGCAGCTTGTCGACATTGGTATTTGAAG TTAAGGACAATGATCTACTGTTGCTGCTCCTAACAGTGTCCCTGGCCTCGAATGGACCACAGGTCGGCATTTTACGGCGCGCACAGAGATCGCCATCCCCTTTTCAG GCCGTGTCGGGTGTGCTAGAGGACATGTGCTCAATCACCATTGATGGCAGCGCTAACCTCATCCTGCAGCAGCGGCGGCGTGAGGAGGCGTAG